One Anoplopoma fimbria isolate UVic2021 breed Golden Eagle Sablefish chromosome 2, Afim_UVic_2022, whole genome shotgun sequence DNA window includes the following coding sequences:
- the pabpn1l gene encoding LOW QUALITY PROTEIN: embryonic polyadenylate-binding protein 2 (The sequence of the model RefSeq protein was modified relative to this genomic sequence to represent the inferred CDS: inserted 1 base in 1 codon): MAEHHLEYGYLEGESIGEHFAEDPELAAIKARVQELEMEEETERMREEEERCDAVDMQLLTNSSRLGPFYNMTPEERIDADNRSVYVGNVDYGATADELEIHFNGCGPVNRVTILCDRFSGHPKGFAYIEFSDRDSVQSAIGLHETLFRGRVLKVMPKRTNMPGISSTDRGGHRGGHTRGRGRGFXPPRYQNSSRGRFRYQSIRPQHQTPHPYYGGPSVGKRQWGHMDYQEQMPKRYPCLLLITPPSEEMGPGASGQHYPQQR; this comes from the exons ATGGCGGAACATCATCTGGAGTACGGCTACCTGGAGGGCGAGTCCATCGGGGAGCATTTCGCCGAGGACCCG gagcTGGCGGCCATCAAGGCCCGAGTTCAGGAGCTGGAGATGGaagaagagacggagagaatgagggaagaggaggagaggtgtgATGCAGTCGACATGCAGCTCTTGACCAACAGCTCTCGGCTTG GACCTTTCTACAATATGACTCCTGAAGAGAGGATAGACGCAGACAACAGATCCGTCTATGTGGGAAAT GTAGACTATGGAGCTACTGCAGATGAACTGGAGATCCATTTCAATGGCTGTGGTCCTGTCAACCGGGTTACCATCCTGTGTGACAGGTTCTCCGGCCATCCCAAGGG TTTTGCTTACATTGAGTTCTCTGATCGAGACTCTGTGCAGAGTGCTATTGGTTTGCATGAGACCTTGTTCAGAGGAAGAGTCCTAAAG GTAATGCCCAAGAGGACCAACATGCCAGGTATCAGCTCCACAGACAGGGGAGGACACAGAGGTGGCCACACCAGAGGCAGAGGCCGTGGTT CGCCCCCTCGATACCAGAACAGCTCTCGAGGTAGGTTCCGGTACCAGTCGATAAGGCCACAGCACCAAACCCCCCACCCGTACTACGGAGGTCCCTCAGTGGGGAAGAGACAGTGGGGACACATGGACTACCAGGAACAGATGCCTAAACGTTACCCGTGTCTTCTTCTCATCACCCCACCGTCAGAGGAGATGGGGCCGGGGGCGAGTGGACAGCACTACCCTCAACAGCGCTAG
- the trappc2l gene encoding trafficking protein particle complex subunit 2-like protein, producing MAVCIAVIAKENYPLYIRSVPTQNELKFHYTVHTSLDVVEEKISAVGKSLGDQRELYLGLLYPTEDYKVYGYVTNSKVKFVIVVDSSNTSLRDNEIRSMFRKLHNSFTDVMCNPFHNPGDTIQSKAFDGIVSGMMVQTG from the exons ATGGCGGTGTGCATAGCAGTGATCGCTAAAGAG AACTACCCGCTGTATATCCGCAGTGTGCCCACTCAGAATGAGCTGAAGTTTCACTACACAGTGCACACCTCTCTGGATGTGGTGGAGGAGAAGATCTCAGCAGTGGGCAAATCTTTGGGGGACCAGAGAGAGCTGTACCTGGGTCTGCTCTATCCCACCGAGGACTACAAAGT ATATGGATATGTAACCAACTCCAAGGTGAAGTTTGTCATCGTTGTGGACTCGTCAAACACATCATTACGGGACAATGAAATTAGAAGT atgttcAGAAAATTACACAACTCTTTTACCGATGTAATGTGCAACCCATTCCACAATCCCGGGGACACCATTCAGTCTAA GGCCTTCGATGGCATCGTATCTGGAATGATGGTGCAAACTGGCTGA
- the cbfa2t3 gene encoding protein CBFA2T3 isoform X2: protein MSAKVHLERQKKAELRAGASSAPAFAPRVPTVTLISHRELRDKHTATRLQPESPDLNLATSSYYRYSEGSRVQKVGTMPDSPADVKTQPRSTPPTMPPPPPAVSQATNRNASFTPATSKSMLNGSSHSPTSLNGAPSTPNGFSNGPAMSSTASLSNQQLPPACGARQLCKLKRFLTTLQQFGNDISPEIGERVRSLVLGLVNSTLTIEEFHSKLHEATNFPLRPFVIPFLKANLPLLQRELLHCARLAKQTPAQYLAQHEQLLLDANASSPLDSSEIMLEMNEHGKRRTPDRTKDSSERDGLHPEHMAKRPCTISPSQRFSPSTGLPAHPPPNGLPTHPPNGLPHPPNPQMGPQHYRLEDMALAHQYRDAYRHNEHRDARDRHRQTVHGARQEEVIDHRLTDREWAEEWKHLDNLLNCIMDMVEKTRRSLTVLRRCQEADREEMNHWIRRYSDVEEMKKGGSNGQHCLPPPPLPPPTPHHNSSSNTASSSESLPIGTSSAAERQTGRQTEIHRDFLHRPPSGYLPEEIWRKAGTTSIPLSPALKHLQNRQEEAVNEVKRQAMSELQKAVSDAERKAHEMISAERSKMERALAEAKRQASEDALTVINQQEDSSESCWNCGRKASETCSGCNTARYCGSFCQHKDWEKHHHVCGQGLQGLPGGSSVPLGTPSSSSASSGAPPTHSESTPPGALSLAGQSSIAGGPGSGSGSVSASPKESSSSSASRSTTPATPALLDATSR, encoded by the exons GTAGCAGAGTGCAGAAGGTTGGAACAATGCCAGATTCACCTGCGGATGTGAAAACCCAGCCCAGGTCCACCCCACCCACCATGCCTCCTCCACCCCCGGCTGTCAGCCAAGCAACCAATCGCAATGCTTCATTCACCCCGGCTACCAGTAAATCAA TGCTGAATGGGAGCAGCCACTCTCCTACATCGCTGAACGGTGCTCCCTCCACTCCCAACGGCTTCAGTAATGGGCCGGCGATGTCGTCGACGGCCTCGCTTTCAAACCAGCAGCTCCCGCCAGCCTGTGGTGCCCGGCAACTCTGCAAACTGAAGCGCTTCCTGACCACGCTGCAGCAGTTCGGCAACGACATATCGCCTGAGATCGGGGAGAGAGTGCGCAGCCTCGTGCTGGGGCTGGTG AACTCCACTCTCACCATCGAAGAGTTTCACTCCAAACTTCACGAGGCCACCAACTTCCCTCTGAGGCCGTTCGTCATTCCCTTCCTCAAG GCAAACCTGccgctgctgcagagagagttGCTCCACTGCGCCAGGTTGGCCAAGCAGACTCCGGCTCAGTATCTGGCCCAACACGAGCAGCTTCTCCTGGACGCCAATGCCAGCTCGCCCCTCGACTCCTCTGAGATCATGCTGGAGATGAATGAGCACGGCAAGAGAAGGACCCCTGACAG GACCAAAGACAGCTCAGAGAGAGATGGGTTGCACCCGGAGCACATGGCTAAGAGGCCTTGCACCATCAGCCCCAGTCAACGCTTCAGCCCCAGCACGGGTCTTCCTGCTCACCCGCCACCCAACGGCCTCCCCACACACCCTCCCAACGGCCTGCCCCACCCACCTAACCCCCAAATGGGACCCCAACACTATCGCTTAGAAGACATGGCCCTGGCGCACCAATACAGAGACGCTTACAGACACAATGAACACCGTGACGCCCGGGACCGGCACCGGCAGACAG TACATGGAGCGCGCCAAGAGGAGGTGATTGACCACCGTCTTACAGATCGAGAGTGGGCAGAGGAATGGAAGCACCTAGATAAT CTCCTGAACTGCATCATGGATATGGTGGAGAAGACGCGCCGCTCTCTGACGGTGCTGCGCCGCTGCCAGGAGGCTGACCGGGAGGAGATGAATCACTGGATTCGGCGATACAGCGACGTGGAGGAGATGAAAAAAGGTGGGAGCAACGGACAGCactgccttcctcctcctcctcttcctcctcctactcctcacCACAACTCCTCCTCCAACACAGCTAGCAGCAGCGAGTCACTGCCCATAGGAACTTCCTCGGCTGCTGaaaggcagacaggcagacagacag agatCCACAGAGACTTCTTACACAGGCCTCCCTCAGGATACCTGCCAGAAGAAATCTGGAGGAAAGCTG GTACTACAAGCATCCCGCTCTCCCCAGCACTAAAGCACCTCCAAAACAGGCAGG agGAGGCAGTGAATGAGGTTAAGCGACAGGCAATGTCAGAGCTGCAGAAGGCGGTGTCAGACGCGGAGAGGAAAGCCCACGAGATGATTTCAGCAGAACGCTCCAAAATGGAGAGGGCGCTCGCCGAGGCCAAGAGGCAAGCCTCTGAGGATGCACTAACAGTCATCAACCAGCAGGAGGACTCCAGTGAA AGCTGCTGGAACTGTGGGAGGAAAGCCAGTGAGACGTGCAGCGGCTGCAACACGGCTCGCTACTGCGGCTCCTTCTGCCAACACAAAGACTGGGAGAAGCACCACCATGTCTGTGGTCAAGGCCTGCAGGGGCTGCCAGGGGGCAGCAGTGTCCCTCTAggcaccccctcctcctcctcagcgtCCTCCGGTGCACCCCCTACCCACTCGGAGAGCACTCCTCCAGGGGCCTTGTCCTTGGCGGGCCAGAGCAGTATTGCGGGAGGGCCTGGCAGCGGCAGTGGAAGTGTCTCTGCCAGCCCCAAGGAGAGCAGTTCCAGCAGTGCCTCTCGCTCCACAACTCCAGCTACCCCCGCCCTACTGGACGCCACCTCTCGTTGA
- the cbfa2t3 gene encoding protein CBFA2T3 isoform X1, with protein sequence MSAKVHLERQKKAELRAGASSAPAFAPRVPTVTLISHRELRDKHTATRLQPESPDLNLATSSYYRYSEGSRVQKVGTMPDSPADVKTQPRSTPPTMPPPPPAVSQATNRNASFTPATSKSMLNGSSHSPTSLNGAPSTPNGFSNGPAMSSTASLSNQQLPPACGARQLCKLKRFLTTLQQFGNDISPEIGERVRSLVLGLVNSTLTIEEFHSKLHEATNFPLRPFVIPFLKANLPLLQRELLHCARLAKQTPAQYLAQHEQLLLDANASSPLDSSEIMLEMNEHGKRRTPDRTKDSSERDGLHPEHMAKRPCTISPSQRFSPSTGLPAHPPPNGLPTHPPNGLPHPPNPQMGPQHYRLEDMALAHQYRDAYRHNEHRDARDRHRQTAVHGARQEEVIDHRLTDREWAEEWKHLDNLLNCIMDMVEKTRRSLTVLRRCQEADREEMNHWIRRYSDVEEMKKGGSNGQHCLPPPPLPPPTPHHNSSSNTASSSESLPIGTSSAAERQTGRQTEIHRDFLHRPPSGYLPEEIWRKAGTTSIPLSPALKHLQNRQEEAVNEVKRQAMSELQKAVSDAERKAHEMISAERSKMERALAEAKRQASEDALTVINQQEDSSESCWNCGRKASETCSGCNTARYCGSFCQHKDWEKHHHVCGQGLQGLPGGSSVPLGTPSSSSASSGAPPTHSESTPPGALSLAGQSSIAGGPGSGSGSVSASPKESSSSSASRSTTPATPALLDATSR encoded by the exons GTAGCAGAGTGCAGAAGGTTGGAACAATGCCAGATTCACCTGCGGATGTGAAAACCCAGCCCAGGTCCACCCCACCCACCATGCCTCCTCCACCCCCGGCTGTCAGCCAAGCAACCAATCGCAATGCTTCATTCACCCCGGCTACCAGTAAATCAA TGCTGAATGGGAGCAGCCACTCTCCTACATCGCTGAACGGTGCTCCCTCCACTCCCAACGGCTTCAGTAATGGGCCGGCGATGTCGTCGACGGCCTCGCTTTCAAACCAGCAGCTCCCGCCAGCCTGTGGTGCCCGGCAACTCTGCAAACTGAAGCGCTTCCTGACCACGCTGCAGCAGTTCGGCAACGACATATCGCCTGAGATCGGGGAGAGAGTGCGCAGCCTCGTGCTGGGGCTGGTG AACTCCACTCTCACCATCGAAGAGTTTCACTCCAAACTTCACGAGGCCACCAACTTCCCTCTGAGGCCGTTCGTCATTCCCTTCCTCAAG GCAAACCTGccgctgctgcagagagagttGCTCCACTGCGCCAGGTTGGCCAAGCAGACTCCGGCTCAGTATCTGGCCCAACACGAGCAGCTTCTCCTGGACGCCAATGCCAGCTCGCCCCTCGACTCCTCTGAGATCATGCTGGAGATGAATGAGCACGGCAAGAGAAGGACCCCTGACAG GACCAAAGACAGCTCAGAGAGAGATGGGTTGCACCCGGAGCACATGGCTAAGAGGCCTTGCACCATCAGCCCCAGTCAACGCTTCAGCCCCAGCACGGGTCTTCCTGCTCACCCGCCACCCAACGGCCTCCCCACACACCCTCCCAACGGCCTGCCCCACCCACCTAACCCCCAAATGGGACCCCAACACTATCGCTTAGAAGACATGGCCCTGGCGCACCAATACAGAGACGCTTACAGACACAATGAACACCGTGACGCCCGGGACCGGCACCGGCAGACAG cagTACATGGAGCGCGCCAAGAGGAGGTGATTGACCACCGTCTTACAGATCGAGAGTGGGCAGAGGAATGGAAGCACCTAGATAAT CTCCTGAACTGCATCATGGATATGGTGGAGAAGACGCGCCGCTCTCTGACGGTGCTGCGCCGCTGCCAGGAGGCTGACCGGGAGGAGATGAATCACTGGATTCGGCGATACAGCGACGTGGAGGAGATGAAAAAAGGTGGGAGCAACGGACAGCactgccttcctcctcctcctcttcctcctcctactcctcacCACAACTCCTCCTCCAACACAGCTAGCAGCAGCGAGTCACTGCCCATAGGAACTTCCTCGGCTGCTGaaaggcagacaggcagacagacag agatCCACAGAGACTTCTTACACAGGCCTCCCTCAGGATACCTGCCAGAAGAAATCTGGAGGAAAGCTG GTACTACAAGCATCCCGCTCTCCCCAGCACTAAAGCACCTCCAAAACAGGCAGG agGAGGCAGTGAATGAGGTTAAGCGACAGGCAATGTCAGAGCTGCAGAAGGCGGTGTCAGACGCGGAGAGGAAAGCCCACGAGATGATTTCAGCAGAACGCTCCAAAATGGAGAGGGCGCTCGCCGAGGCCAAGAGGCAAGCCTCTGAGGATGCACTAACAGTCATCAACCAGCAGGAGGACTCCAGTGAA AGCTGCTGGAACTGTGGGAGGAAAGCCAGTGAGACGTGCAGCGGCTGCAACACGGCTCGCTACTGCGGCTCCTTCTGCCAACACAAAGACTGGGAGAAGCACCACCATGTCTGTGGTCAAGGCCTGCAGGGGCTGCCAGGGGGCAGCAGTGTCCCTCTAggcaccccctcctcctcctcagcgtCCTCCGGTGCACCCCCTACCCACTCGGAGAGCACTCCTCCAGGGGCCTTGTCCTTGGCGGGCCAGAGCAGTATTGCGGGAGGGCCTGGCAGCGGCAGTGGAAGTGTCTCTGCCAGCCCCAAGGAGAGCAGTTCCAGCAGTGCCTCTCGCTCCACAACTCCAGCTACCCCCGCCCTACTGGACGCCACCTCTCGTTGA